The nucleotide sequence ATCATGATCGCGTGCGGGATTTGCGCAACCGGTATCGGAAAGCGAATTGAGCGGTGCTCGAGGCCATGGGTCTTGACGGGAAATGCGGCCTATAGCGCGCTCTTGACGGAGCGCCACGCCGGGGTTGGGGTCGTTGATGATCGAAAGATCTCAGAGTCGACGTCGTGCCTCACTGCAAGTGGCCGGCGGGAGTGGTTTCATGCTTCGCAAGGTCGCAATTGCCGTAGGCATCCTCTTCACCGGCGCTATCGTGGCGATGGTGGTTGTCGTCGCATTCTTCGACTTCAACCGGCTCAAGCCGCTCATCACGGCGCGCGTAGCGGACTATTCGGGACGCCAGCTCGAGATCGCTGGCAATCTCAAGGTTCGCAAGTCGCTGGCCCCGAGCGTATCGACCTCCGACATCCGTTTAAAGAACGCGAAATGGGCGAAGGAGGATCCGGAGTTCGTAGCGATCGAGAAGCTTCGCTTCCGCATCAAGCTGCTCGAATTGCTTCGCGGCCGCGTGGTGATGCCCTATCTGGAGATCGAGGGACTGCGAGTGAACCTCGAGAAAGACGCGGAGGGCCAAGCCAACTGGCAGTTCACCGGCGCATCGCCGGCAGAGGCCGCGGCCGAAGCGATCCTGCCCGAAGGCCGTACCGATTTCCCCGCCATCGGCGAGCTCAGCGTGCGGGATGCGCGAGTCGTGTATCGTGTCGCCGGCAAGAAGCTGAGGGACGCGCAGATCGACGAGGCAATCGGTCACAGCGACCACAGGGGGGTCGCGCTCCAAGCGCAGGGGAAATATCAGGAGCGGCCGTCGCGACTGCGAGTCGATGGAGACTCCGTAGGGCGGCTGTGGGCTGCGGACCGTCCTTATCCGATCGAGATCAAGCTCGATACCGGCGCGCCCCCTGACACACCCAAGGAGAGGTTCTCGGCGCACGCGAAGGGTACGCTCACCAACGCTTTGGAGGGGGGCCGCTTCGGCTTGAAACTCACGGTCGAAGGCTCCGACATGGCTCAGCTCTATCCACTCGCCGGCGTCGTGCTTCCCAAGACGCCGCCATACTCGTTGACCGGCATGCTCGTCCACAAAGGCGACGAGTGGAGGTTCGACGACTTTCAGGGTCGTATGGGCGACAGCGATCTAGCGGGAGACCTCGCCATTCGCACCGCTGCCGATCCACCGCGCATGGACGCACGCTTCGTTTCCGACAAGCTGGACTTCGACGATCTCGCGGGCTTGGTAGGCGCGCCGCCCGCAACTGGAGAAGGAGAGACCGCCTCAGCCGAACAGGAGGCGGAGGCGAAGCAGCAAGAAGCGGAGGAACGAATCATTGGCGCGACGGCGATCGAGCTCGAGCGCCTGCACGCCATGAACATACGCGCGAAACTGGACGCGAAGCACGTGATCACGAAGCGGATCCCCATTGACCACGTCTCGCTCGCGATCGTGGTCGAGGACGGCGTGCTGCGGGCCAAGCCGGCGCGCTTCAAGCTCGGCGAAGGAGCGATCGACCTTGCGGTGACCCTGCACGCCGATAGCAAGCCGGTGCGCACCGAGGTCGAGGGAGACCTACGCAACGTCCCGCTATGGGCGCTGTTCAAGAGCACGGCGTTCCAAGACGAGAGCAGCGGTGTGCTCGACGGGCGAATGCATCTCGGCTCCGAGGGTGGCTCGGTGCGCGAGATGGCGGCTCACGCCGACGGCGAGGCTTTCGTCGCGATGTCGCGCGGCAAGATCAGCCACTTGCTGATGGAGCTCATCGGGCTCGACGTATTCGAATCGATCGGCGCCGCGATCAGCGGCGACGAGCCGATCGAGATCCGTTGCGCGCTCGCCAAGCTCGAGGCCGAAAACGGACGCGTGAAGATCGATCCGCTGGTCATGGACACGAGCGATAGCAAGATCACCGGCCAGGGTGAGGTGGACCTCGCGTCGGAAAAGATCAACATGCTGCTCACGCCCTATTCCAAGGACTTCAGCCCGTTCACGTTACGTTCCCCGATCCGCGTCGGCGGCAAGCTAGCCGAACTGGATGTGTTCCCGGACGCAGCGAAATTGGGCCCCGGCGACACGCTCAAGCAAATCGTGAGCACGACGTTGTCGGCGATCATCGGCCTGTTGCCGCCGATGGATATGGTGCTCGCCAATGACAGTCCGTGCCGAGATCTGCTGACTGAGGTGCGCGAGTCGATCACCAAAGTGTCGGAGGCACCGGCCCGTTGAAACGCTCGACGAATCGAACCTATGCGCTCATGATGGGACGCTCGCTCACGAACGGCGTGGTCAGCCCTGCGACTGTGGACGCGCTCGAGCGCTTCTGCGACAGGGGGCGGAAGCTGCTCCTAGTTACCGGCGGTGAGCTGCCCGACCTGATGCGGGACTCCCCGCGCCTCGACCTGTTCGACCGCGTCGTGGCCGAAAACGGCGCGCTGATCTACTGCCCGGCCACGCGCGAGGAGCAGTCGCTCGGCGAAGCTCCGCCTGACATGTTTGTCAACGCGCTGCGCGAGCGGGACATCGCCCCGCTCTCGGTCGGGCGGGTAATCGTGGAATCGTGGCGACCGGGGCATCCCAATGAGGAGTTCGATGCTCTCGTAGTCAGGGTACACGAGCACGGACTCAGGGCATTTTGGTACCCAACTACACCTCCGACCAACATCCCTGGTTTGTGGAGTCACGGTCCTCACGCCACGATCTAAGCGCGATCCGGACACCCGATGGGAACCCTTGAACCCTGTAATTCTTACAATACGCCAGCAGGTTTTACCGGTTCAGTCAGGGCTTCTCTCTCTTAGTTCGCTGGCATTCGACACTAAACCAATGAGTTACAAAAGTGGTATACGCCATGCCACTCAATCGCATGTGACTAAAAACCTTGGGGAAGCACTTATGGTGGTAACCACACACAATGAAGCTGGGACGCCCTCTGCGCTAGCCTGTTCAACCAGTGCCCATGTTGATTCGATTAGAGCGATTAGAGAGGGGGCCCGATTTGCGTGGCCGGATTCAAGCTTTACTACAACCTTAACTAACCATTAGTTATCAACCTTACCTATCAACCTTACCCAGCGAAGCAAATCACTATGAACCATTTACGCCTTATTTTGATTACCGGCCTTTCCCTTATCGCATTAAGCGCGTGTCAGGAAAGCACCAACGAGACTGCGGAAGATGTATCGGAAGCGCGTCAGGACACTCAGGAGGATGTATCGAAGGCACGCAGCGAGGAGGCGGAAGAAGTGGGCGATGCTCGCGAGGCTGCCCAGTCCGATGTGAATGAGGAGGCTGCCAAAGCGCGTCGCGACGTCATGCTTGCCGAAGCGAAGGGCCGCCACCAGGTTGCCTTGGAGAAATGCGACGCTCTGACCGATGATGCCGAGGAGGACGCCTGCGAGGCCCTGGCGAATGCGCAACTCGAAAGCGACAAGGCGAGCGCGGAGGCGACGTTTAAATCGGCAAACGAACCTAACTAATACAGCCCGGGGGGGACCCGCACATGTGGCGCGGCGGCTCCTCATGGCCTGGGGGATCCACGCCGCCCTCTAGGGATTCCGGTACCCGGCTCTCGGGCAGCCCACCCCCGCTGGTGCGCCGAACCCCGCGGCGAGCGGGTGCGGGTCCAGACCCCTTCCCACTCCAGCTCGCAGGACCGCGCGGGTTACTGGGGCCCAAGCGGCCGGGAATCCAACCGGCGCCTGGCAGATCGCCTCCACCCTCGGGTCGCCAGCGCCTCGCCGTGGCGGCCGTGCGCCATCAAACGGCCCCAGTCCCTTGTCACGCTTGAAATTTAGCTCACGTTGTTCGACGATTATCCCCCCAATCCGACGCCAAGGAACCACAGGAGATTTCCTGGAAGCGGGGGTGGGGGTAGGGCGGAAGCATGTGGGCTCGAACCCCGACTCAGTCTTCCCGTCGAGGCGCTGTCTAGCGCCGCCGGGAAGCCCAGGGCGCCGTAGATAGCGCGCCCGTGCCCCGGGTCTCGTGACGATTCTTTCTTACCGGCGAGGGGGAGGAAGGCATGCGGTTCTAACAACGTACGTCTTAGTAGGTGGTCTGCCGAAGGCAGGGTGTCCTATGGAGACGATCAATGTCAAAGACCTGCCGGAACGGGTTGCCCAGGCGATTGCGATGATCGTGGACACGCTGCGCGAGCAGCCTCGCGCAGACGAGAGAAAGCAGCCCGTTCACCTTCCGGTCTGGGACGGAAAGCCGATCGAGACGTTGACCAGGGAAGAAATGTACGACGATGTCGCGTGATCTCGCCCTCCTGGATACCAACGTCCTCATTGATGCCCTCTATTAGGAATTCCGACCACTACGCAGCAGCGCGAGCGTTACTTGACCAGGCTATGCAGGAAGACGTTGGCTTCTGCATCACCCCGCAAGTGCTTGCGGAGTTCTACGCGGTGGTTACACACCCCAAGCGAGTCACACTTCCGAAGTCGCCCGAGGAGGCCCTAAACGCCATCGCCGGCTTCCTCGCCATGCCGGGGATGTTATTACTCCTGATACCGCCGGATATTGTATCCCGTTGGATGGAGCTGGTTCGCCCCCGGAGTTGCTCACGGTGGGTGCGCGTTTCCAAGGGACCGGCGTGATCTACCGTATCATGTCATTACTCGCGGGTTTGACATCGATGTCCTCAATGCCCGCGTTGCGGGATAATCGCGCCCTTACCGGTCGGTATCGCACGAGCGAGAAACAGCTCCTCGACCGGCACGGCGAGATCATCCATGAACTACGCGTGGATGCGACACGGCGACGTCTCGGCTGGACGGAGATCGCGGATATCTCCCCGGTCACCCTCGAGGCCGTGGTGCGCGCCGAGGACCGGCGCTTCTTTGCGCATCGGGGGGTCGATTGGCGGGCGGGGGCGGGGGCGCTGTGGAACGCGCTCTGCGGGGGGCGGAGGCGGGGCGCCAGCGGCCCGCAGGACGGCGCGGATCACCGAGACTCAACCGGCCGGGACCCGACCGGCGCATGGCAGATCGCCTCCACCCTCGACGCGGGTCTCCAGCGCCTCGCCCTCATGGCGCTGCGCCATCAGCTCCGCCAGCTCCGGGGTCGCAACGTGCGCCACGGTGCGGGTGCTGGCCGTGGACAACGCGAGCGGCGACGTTCTGGTCTACGTCGGAAATCCCGGTGAGGACGAGGCGACGTTCTATGTGGATGGGGTACAGGCACCGCGCCAGGCAGGCTCGACGCTCAAGCCGTTTCTCTACGCGCTGGCCTCGAAGCGCGCCTCTTGACCGCGGCCTCCCCGCTCGACGACTCGCCGGTCCATCTCGCCACCCCGACCGGGCTGTATGTCCCAGAGAACTATGACCACGCCTCGCGGGGCTGGGTCAGCCTGCGCACCGCGTGCGCGGGATCGCTCAACGTCCCGGCGGTGCGGGCGCTGGTGCTCGTCGGGACCGAGCGCTTCGTGGAGCGGCTGCGTGCGCTTGGCTTCGCGCACCTCAGCCAGGATGGCGATTACTACGGGTATTCCCTGGCGCTCGGCTCCGCCGAGGTGACGCTCTGGGAGCTCGTGAACGCCTACCGGAGCCTCGCCAACGGTGGGGTTTCGGCCGTGCTCACCCTGCAGCCCCGGCCGGCACCCGCGCCCGCCAAGGCCGTGATACAGGAAGGCGCCGCCTTCATCGTCTCGGACATCCTCGCCGATCGCGCGGCCCGGAGCGTGACCTTTGGCCTTTCCAACGCGCTCGGCACCACTTCCCATACCGCGGTCAAGACCGGCACCAGCAAGGACCTGCGCGACAACTGGTGCATCGGCTACTCGCCGCACTACACGGTCGGGGTATGGGTCGGCAACTTCAGCGGCGAGCCCATGCACGAGGTCCACGGGGGCGGCGCCGGTGTGGCACGAGGTCATGGACCATTTGCACCGGAGCGCACCGGGCACGGCACCCCCTCCCCCCCGAGGCGTGGTCGCAGAGGACATCGTCTTCACCCCGCCCATCGAGGCACCCCGCCGCGAGTGGTTCCTCGCACGCACCGCGATGCGACGCATCGCCTTTGCCGGCACCGAGGCGCGCCGCCCGCACATCGTCTATCCCGGCCGCGACATGAGCATCGCCCTGGACCCGGATATCCCCGCCGAACGCCAGCGCCTGTTCCTCAGGGCCGAGCCCGCGCTACCGGGGCTCGCTTGGCAGATCGACCGAGTGCCTGTCAGATCGCCAGCGGGCACATCGCCACCGGCTGGCGGCCGGTGCCGGGCCGGCATCATCTCACGCTCCTCGATCCGAACGGCCGGATAGTGGACGGCGTGGTCTTCGAGGTGCGCGGGCGGCGCTGACCCTCCGCGCGAGGCACACCGATGTACGCCGCGAGCGGACTTGGGTTATCCTTGCATCAATGTCACGACGCGAGCGCCCGGGAAGGGGCCTGCGGGGGAGGGGTCTATCGTGAGGAAGGGATCTTTGATCAGGGGGGTGCGAGGCCGCTACGCCGCATTCACCCATGACCTCGTCATGGTGCCGGTGGCGTGGCTCGGGGCCTTGTGGCTGCGCTTCAACCTGGGAGACATCCCGGACGTCTATCTCTACCACGCCCTGCTCGACCTCGCCGCGATCGTCCCCATCCAGGTCGCGGTGTTCTGGTGCTTCGGGCTGTATCGGGGGGTGTGG is from Pseudomonadota bacterium and encodes:
- a CDS encoding transglycosylase domain-containing protein — protein: MIYRIMSLLAGLTSMSSMPALRDNRALTGRYRTSEKQLLDRHGEIIHELRVDATRRRLGWTEIADISPVTLEAVVRAEDRRFFAHRGVDWRAGAGALWNALCGGRRRGASGPQDGADHRDSTGRDPTGAWQIASTLDAGLQRLALMALRHQLRQLRGRNVRHGAGAGRGQRERRRSGLRRKSR
- a CDS encoding AsmA family protein → MLRKVAIAVGILFTGAIVAMVVVVAFFDFNRLKPLITARVADYSGRQLEIAGNLKVRKSLAPSVSTSDIRLKNAKWAKEDPEFVAIEKLRFRIKLLELLRGRVVMPYLEIEGLRVNLEKDAEGQANWQFTGASPAEAAAEAILPEGRTDFPAIGELSVRDARVVYRVAGKKLRDAQIDEAIGHSDHRGVALQAQGKYQERPSRLRVDGDSVGRLWAADRPYPIEIKLDTGAPPDTPKERFSAHAKGTLTNALEGGRFGLKLTVEGSDMAQLYPLAGVVLPKTPPYSLTGMLVHKGDEWRFDDFQGRMGDSDLAGDLAIRTAADPPRMDARFVSDKLDFDDLAGLVGAPPATGEGETASAEQEAEAKQQEAEERIIGATAIELERLHAMNIRAKLDAKHVITKRIPIDHVSLAIVVEDGVLRAKPARFKLGEGAIDLAVTLHADSKPVRTEVEGDLRNVPLWALFKSTAFQDESSGVLDGRMHLGSEGGSVREMAAHADGEAFVAMSRGKISHLLMELIGLDVFESIGAAISGDEPIEIRCALAKLEAENGRVKIDPLVMDTSDSKITGQGEVDLASEKINMLLTPYSKDFSPFTLRSPIRVGGKLAELDVFPDAAKLGPGDTLKQIVSTTLSAIIGLLPPMDMVLANDSPCRDLLTEVRESITKVSEAPAR